One segment of Pan paniscus chromosome 20, NHGRI_mPanPan1-v2.0_pri, whole genome shotgun sequence DNA contains the following:
- the LILRB4 gene encoding leukocyte immunoglobulin-like receptor subfamily B member 4 isoform X2 has protein sequence MEQPHDEKDPASKRPHPVCLFVLPALRTQPSAQLGPLGGDAMIPTLTALLCLGLSLGPRTHVQAGPLPKPTLWAEPGSVISWGNSVTIWCQGTLEAQEYRLDKEESPAPWDRQNPLEPKNKARFSIPSMTEDYAGRYRCYYRSPEGWSQPSNPLELVMTGAYSKPTLSALPSPLVTSGKSVTLLCQSRSPMDTFLLIKERAAHPLLHLRSEHGAQQHQGEFPMSPVTSVHGGTYRCFSSHGFSHYLLSHPSDPLELIVSGSLEGPRPSPTRSVSTAAGPEDQPLMPTRSGPHSGLRRHWEVLIGVLVVSILLLSLLLFLLLQHWHQGKHRTLAQRQADFQRPPGAAEPEPKDGGLQRRSSPAADVQGENLYAAVKNTQPEDRVEMDTWLSPRDEDPQAVTYAPAKHSRPRREMASPPSPLSEEFLDTKDTQAEEDRQMDTQAAASEAPQDVTYAQLHSLTLRQKATEPPPSQEGASPAEPSVYATLAIH, from the exons ATGGAACAACCCCATGACGAGAAGGACCCAGCCTCCAAGCGGCCACACCCTGTGTGTCTCTTTGTCCTGCCGGCACTGAGGACTCAACCATCTGCACAGCTGGGGCCCCTCGGAGGAGACGCCATGATCCCCACCCTCACGGCCCTGCTCTGCCTCG GGCTGAGTCTGGGCCCCAGGACCCACGTGCAGGCAG GGCCCCTCCCCAAACCCACCCTCTGGGCTGAGCCAGGCTCTGTGATCAGCTGGGGGAACTCTGTGACCATCTGGTGTCAGGGGACCCTGGAGGCTCAGGAGTACCGTCTGGATAAAGAGGAAAGCCCAGCACCCTGGGACAGACAGAACCCACTGGAGCCCAAGAACAAGGCCAGATTCTCCATCCCATCCATGACAGAGGACTATGCAGGGAGATACCGCTGTTACTATCGCAGCCCTGAAGGCTGGTCACAGCCCAGCAACCCCCTGGAGCTGGTGATGACAG GAGCCTACAGCAAACCCACCCTCTCAGCCCTGCCGAGTCCTCTTGTGACCTCAGGAAAGAGCGTGACCCTGCTGTGTCAGTCACGGAGCCCGATGGACACTTTCCTTCTGATCAAGGAGCGGGCAGCCCATCCCCTACTGCATCTGAGATCAGAGCACGGAGCTCAGCAGCACCAGGGTGAATTCCCCATGAGTCCTGTGACCTCAGTGCACGGGGGGACCTACAGGTGCTTCAGCTCACACGGCTTCTCCCACTACCTGCTGTCACACCCCAGTGACCCCCTGGAGCTCATAGTCTCAG GATCCTTGGAGGGTCCCAGGCCCTCACCCACAAGGTCCGTCTCAACAGCTG CAGGCCCTGAGGACCAGCCCCTCATGCCTACACGGTCAGGCCCCCACAGTG GTCTGAGAAGGCACTGGGAGGTACTGATCGGGGTCTTGGTGGTCTCCatcctgcttctctccctcctcctcttcctcctcctccaacactggcaTCAGGGAAAACACAGGACATTGG CCCAGAGACAGGCTGATTTCCAACGTCCTCCAGGGGCTGCAGAGCCAGAGCCCAAGGACGGGGGCCTACAGAGGAG GTCCAGCCCAGCTGCTGACGTCCAGGGAGAAAACCTCT ATGCTGCCGTGAAGAACACACAGCCTGAGGACAGGGTGGAAATGGACACTTGG CTGAGCCCACGTGATGAAGACCCCCAGGCAGTGACGTATGCCCCGGCGAAACACTCCAGACCTAGGAGAGAAAtggcctctcctccctccccactgtcCGAGGAATTCCTGGACACAAAGGACACACAGGCAGAAgaggacagacagatggacaCTCAG GCTGCTGCATCTGAAGCCCCCCAGGATGTGACCTATGCCCAGCTGCACAGCTTGACCCTCAGACAGAAGGCAACTGAGCCTCCTCCATCCCAGGAAGGGGCCTCTCCAGCTGAGCCCAGTGTCTATGCCACTCTGGCCATCCACTAA